A genomic segment from Clostridium pasteurianum BC1 encodes:
- the ribD gene encoding bifunctional diaminohydroxyphosphoribosylaminopyrimidine deaminase/5-amino-6-(5-phosphoribosylamino)uracil reductase RibD yields MNVEYMKHALELAKKGTGYVNPNPLVGAVIVKNNKIIGEGYHHIYGGDHAEIDAFKNSTEDVTGATMYVTLEPCSHYGKTPPCAKTIVEKGIKKVVISLKDPNPLVSGRGIKILQENGIEVVTGVLETEGTKLNEIFLKYITSRLPFCIMKTAMTLDGKIASYTGDSKWITNEASRNFVHKIRNKVSGIMVGIGTILADNPFLTTRLENGNDAARIIIDSSAKIPLDANVLTLKSKAKTIIATTEQADEKKLKALETIGADIIVTPLKEGKVNLSYLMKMLGENKIDSILLEGGSTLNYSALDEGIIDKVYTFISPKFIGSDTAKTPVGGHGIPLVKDAIKLKDISIHRFQEDMMIEGYLRKND; encoded by the coding sequence TTGAATGTAGAATATATGAAGCATGCACTGGAACTGGCCAAGAAAGGTACCGGCTATGTAAATCCCAACCCATTAGTTGGCGCTGTTATTGTGAAAAATAATAAAATTATTGGTGAAGGCTATCATCACATCTACGGTGGAGACCATGCAGAGATAGATGCTTTTAAGAATTCCACAGAAGATGTTACTGGAGCCACTATGTATGTTACCCTAGAACCTTGTTCCCACTATGGAAAAACTCCACCTTGTGCCAAAACTATTGTAGAAAAAGGTATTAAAAAAGTAGTTATAAGTTTAAAAGATCCAAATCCATTAGTATCTGGTAGGGGAATAAAAATTTTGCAAGAAAATGGCATAGAGGTAGTTACAGGTGTTCTTGAAACTGAAGGAACAAAACTCAATGAAATATTTCTGAAATATATTACTTCAAGGCTTCCCTTTTGTATAATGAAAACCGCCATGACCTTAGATGGAAAAATTGCTTCTTATACTGGGGATTCAAAATGGATTACAAATGAAGCTTCCAGAAATTTTGTACATAAAATAAGAAATAAAGTTTCTGGAATTATGGTAGGAATAGGCACAATTTTAGCAGATAACCCTTTTTTAACTACAAGATTGGAAAATGGAAATGATGCTGCAAGAATAATTATTGACAGTAGTGCAAAAATACCTTTAGATGCCAATGTACTCACCCTTAAATCTAAAGCAAAAACAATTATTGCTACTACAGAACAGGCAGACGAAAAAAAGTTAAAGGCCCTAGAAACTATAGGTGCAGATATTATAGTAACTCCATTAAAAGAAGGCAAAGTCAATCTTAGTTACCTTATGAAGATGCTCGGGGAAAATAAAATAGACAGTATTCTTTTAGAAGGCGGCAGCACTTTAAATTATTCTGCTCTAGATGAAGGCATAATAGACAAAGTGTATACATTTATATCCCCTAAATTTATAGGTAGTGACACAGCGAAAACCCCCGTCGGTGGACATGGAATACCACTTGTTAAAGATGCTATTAAACTAAAAGACATAAGTATTCACAGATTTCAAGAAGACATGATGATTGAAGGATACTTAAGAAAAAACGATTGA
- the thiE gene encoding thiamine phosphate synthase, translating into MDIDYSLYLVTDRRFLKDRTLKSAVEESIKGGVTMVQVREKDVTTREFYKVALEVKKITDKYNVPLIINDRIDIAQAIDADGVHLGQDDMPLRLARKILGKDKIIGISVGNVDEAKEAERDGADYVGIGAIFFTGSKKDIDIPIGISGLKEIVESINIPSVAIGGVNKENLSEVIKTGTHGAAVISAILGKENIEQAAKELKVTL; encoded by the coding sequence ATGGATATAGATTATAGTTTATATTTAGTTACTGATAGGAGATTTTTAAAAGATAGAACTCTTAAAAGTGCTGTTGAGGAGTCCATAAAAGGCGGAGTAACTATGGTACAGGTAAGAGAGAAGGATGTAACTACCAGAGAATTTTACAAAGTGGCGCTGGAAGTAAAGAAAATTACAGATAAATATAATGTTCCACTTATAATTAATGATAGAATTGATATTGCACAGGCCATAGATGCTGATGGAGTCCATCTTGGACAGGATGATATGCCTCTTAGGCTAGCCAGAAAGATACTTGGTAAGGATAAGATAATAGGAATATCTGTGGGAAATGTGGATGAAGCTAAAGAAGCAGAAAGAGACGGGGCAGATTATGTAGGTATAGGAGCAATTTTCTTTACAGGAAGTAAAAAGGATATAGACATACCCATAGGCATTTCAGGATTAAAGGAGATTGTAGAGAGCATAAATATACCATCAGTAGCTATAGGTGGAGTTAATAAGGAAAATTTGTCTGAAGTTATAAAAACAGGAACCCACGGTGCAGCAGTAATTTCCGCAATACTTGGCAAGGAGAATATAGAGCAGGCAGCTAAGGAATTGAAAGTAACACTGTAA
- the ribE gene encoding riboflavin synthase gives MFTGLVEEIGTLERIIKGSKSAKITIKAHTVLENLKIGDSISTNGVCLTVVDFSKDHFTVDVMAETIRRSNLKNLSIGSKVNLERALQLNSRLGGHIVSGHIDGIGVIKDYKNEDNAVWITIEASPELLKYIVEKGSIAIDGVSLTVAYVDDKAFKVSIIPHTKDATSLLENKIGDEVNLECDVVGKYIEKFLILKEDNLPSQSKGIDLDFLASNGFM, from the coding sequence GTGTTCACAGGATTAGTAGAGGAAATAGGCACCTTAGAAAGAATAATTAAAGGTTCTAAATCCGCTAAAATTACAATAAAAGCGCATACTGTACTAGAGAATCTGAAGATTGGAGACAGCATAAGCACTAATGGTGTATGTCTCACCGTTGTGGACTTCAGTAAAGACCATTTTACAGTAGATGTTATGGCTGAAACTATTAGACGAAGTAATTTAAAGAATCTATCTATCGGTTCTAAAGTTAACCTTGAAAGAGCTTTACAGTTAAACAGTCGTTTAGGTGGACACATTGTAAGTGGTCATATCGATGGCATTGGAGTTATAAAAGACTATAAAAACGAAGATAATGCAGTATGGATTACCATTGAAGCTTCTCCTGAATTATTAAAATACATCGTAGAGAAAGGCTCTATCGCCATTGATGGAGTAAGTCTTACTGTAGCCTATGTTGATGATAAAGCTTTCAAGGTTTCAATTATTCCTCATACTAAGGATGCAACCTCTTTACTGGAAAACAAGATTGGTGATGAGGTAAATCTCGAATGTGATGTAGTTGGTAAATATATAGAAAAATTTTTAATCTTAAAGGAAGATAATTTACCCTCACAATCAAAAGGTATTGATTTAGATTTTTTAGCTTCAAATGGATTTATGTAA
- the argF gene encoding ornithine carbamoyltransferase — MVSLKNRNFLTLRDFSTEEINFLLDLAEELKSTKKAGTEIQRLKGKNIALIFEKDSTRTRCSFEVGAYDQGANVTYLGPTGTPIGNKESIKDTARVLGRMFDGIEYRGFEQEKVEILAKHAKVPVWNGLTDDDHPTQVLADLLTIREHFDKPLNKVTLVYCGDGRNNTANALMIGACKMGMDFRIATPKTLFPKAELIEECTKVAEETGGKITITEDVDKAVLGADVLYSDIWVSMGEDEEVWKKRLEILYPYQINKELLKKTNNNNNVKFMHCLPSFHDLNTIDSKAIHDKFGIDPFEVTDEVFESEASLVFDEAENRMHTIKAVMVATLA, encoded by the coding sequence TTGGTTAGTTTAAAGAATAGAAATTTTTTAACTTTAAGGGATTTTTCTACCGAGGAAATAAATTTTTTATTGGATCTAGCAGAAGAATTAAAATCCACCAAAAAAGCGGGAACAGAAATACAAAGATTAAAGGGTAAAAATATAGCGTTGATATTTGAAAAAGATTCTACTAGAACAAGATGTTCCTTTGAAGTAGGTGCTTATGATCAGGGAGCAAACGTTACTTATTTAGGGCCTACAGGGACTCCAATAGGAAATAAAGAATCTATCAAGGATACTGCAAGAGTTTTAGGCAGAATGTTTGATGGAATTGAATATAGAGGATTTGAACAAGAAAAGGTTGAAATATTGGCAAAGCATGCTAAAGTACCAGTTTGGAATGGACTTACAGACGATGATCATCCTACTCAGGTTTTGGCAGATCTTTTGACTATAAGAGAACATTTTGACAAGCCTTTAAATAAAGTCACTTTAGTGTATTGTGGTGATGGGAGAAATAATACTGCTAATGCATTAATGATAGGCGCTTGTAAGATGGGAATGGATTTTAGAATAGCTACTCCAAAAACACTTTTTCCTAAAGCTGAACTTATAGAAGAATGTACAAAAGTAGCAGAAGAAACTGGTGGGAAAATAACAATTACAGAAGATGTAGATAAGGCTGTTCTAGGAGCTGATGTTTTATATAGCGATATCTGGGTATCTATGGGTGAGGATGAGGAAGTTTGGAAGAAACGATTGGAAATATTATATCCTTATCAAATAAATAAAGAATTATTAAAAAAGACTAATAATAATAATAATGTTAAGTTTATGCACTGTCTTCCTTCTTTTCATGATTTAAATACTATTGATTCAAAAGCAATACATGATAAATTTGGAATAGATCCTTTCGAAGTAACGGATGAGGTTTTCGAAAGTGAAGCTTCCTTAGTTTTTGATGAGGCTGAAAATAGAATGCACACGATAAAAGCCGTAATGGTTGCAACTCTGGCATAG
- a CDS encoding GNAT family N-acetyltransferase, translating to MAINKKIRLTTEADTASILEIYTPFITDTVITFEYEIPTIKSFSERIFNIQKKYPWLVCEINHKIVGYAYASQFAERAAFDWSVEFSIYINSKYHGMKIGKALYFSLFELLKLQGYYNIYAKITYPNIKSEGLHKALGFKPVGIYRNVAFKFDSWRDLICYELKLMDYPKAPETPKTIDKINNTTEFEEILQKAESLIEIYKVK from the coding sequence ATGGCGATTAACAAAAAAATCAGATTGACAACAGAAGCTGATACTGCTTCAATTTTAGAAATTTACACTCCATTTATAACTGATACTGTTATTACTTTTGAATATGAGATTCCAACTATAAAATCTTTCAGTGAAAGAATATTTAACATTCAAAAGAAATATCCCTGGCTTGTATGTGAAATTAATCATAAAATTGTAGGTTATGCTTATGCCTCTCAATTTGCTGAACGTGCTGCTTTCGATTGGTCAGTTGAGTTTTCAATTTACATAAATTCAAAGTATCATGGTATGAAAATTGGCAAAGCATTATATTTTAGCTTATTTGAATTATTGAAACTACAAGGTTATTATAATATCTATGCTAAAATTACTTATCCAAATATTAAAAGTGAGGGTCTGCACAAAGCACTTGGCTTTAAACCTGTAGGAATATACCGAAATGTAGCTTTTAAATTTGACAGCTGGCGAGATTTAATATGCTATGAATTAAAACTTATGGATTATCCAAAAGCTCCTGAAACGCCAAAAACTATTGACAAGATAAATAACACTACTGAGTTTGAAGAAATACTACAAAAAGCAGAAAGTCTAATAGAAATTTATAAAGTTAAATAA
- a CDS encoding ABC transporter ATP-binding protein, which produces MNAIEIDNLTKKFGSILAVDHISFNVPKGKIFGFLGPNGSGKSTTIKMLCGVLAPTEGSAKVLGYDIGTQNQQVKQNIGYMSQRFSLYEDLTVNENLDFYAGIYGLNKNDRDERKKGIIALAGLKGRERVLTKTLSGGWKQRLALGCALIHQPKLLILDEPTAGVDPVSRRVFWEVIHKLSAMGITILVTTHYMDEAESCDELAFIFNSRLIAKGSPKELIEREKVYNLEDVFVKYVERETKEKVKTSFEELKFVVKEEKLK; this is translated from the coding sequence ATGAACGCTATAGAAATAGATAACCTTACAAAAAAATTTGGTAGCATATTAGCTGTAGACCATATAAGCTTTAATGTACCAAAGGGGAAGATATTTGGATTTTTAGGACCAAACGGTTCAGGTAAGTCTACAACCATTAAAATGCTTTGTGGAGTTTTAGCTCCTACAGAAGGAAGCGCTAAGGTACTTGGCTATGATATAGGTACACAAAATCAACAAGTTAAACAGAACATAGGATATATGTCTCAAAGGTTTAGTCTTTATGAAGATCTAACTGTAAATGAAAACCTGGATTTTTATGCAGGAATTTACGGTCTAAATAAGAATGATAGAGACGAAAGAAAGAAAGGTATAATTGCTTTGGCAGGACTTAAAGGTAGAGAAAGAGTATTAACAAAAACACTTTCTGGTGGCTGGAAACAAAGACTAGCCTTAGGTTGTGCTTTAATTCATCAGCCAAAACTTTTAATTTTAGATGAGCCAACAGCAGGAGTAGATCCTGTTTCAAGAAGAGTATTTTGGGAGGTTATTCATAAGCTTTCTGCTATGGGAATCACTATACTTGTAACTACACACTATATGGATGAGGCTGAAAGCTGTGATGAGCTTGCATTTATATTCAATAGCAGGCTTATCGCTAAGGGTTCACCAAAAGAGCTTATTGAAAGAGAAAAGGTATATAATTTAGAGGATGTATTTGTTAAGTATGTGGAAAGAGAAACAAAAGAAAAAGTAAAAACTTCTTTTGAGGAATTAAAATTTGTAGTAAAGGAGGAAAAATTAAAATGA
- the thiM gene encoding hydroxyethylthiazole kinase — protein sequence MIEDISKVITKLRKKVPLVQAITNYVTINDCANILLAFGASPAMCEAYDESFDFAKIVSALYLNLGTLTKEQEASIIMAAISAKVHNIPVVLDPVACPVSKRKVDIIDKIIQLGRVDVIKGNSGEIKFLAGLQAEVRGVDSIGNQEGLIEACITLANKYNCVVAATGEKDIVSDGKRIAVIENGVEMLTKVTGAGCMLGALCAGTVGAEEDKFTATCAAIVSMGIAGEKAYEAAKAPGSFRVKLLDSIYEINEEEIIQSSKITFLGK from the coding sequence ATGATTGAGGATATTTCTAAGGTTATAACAAAACTGAGAAAGAAAGTACCTTTAGTACAAGCCATTACTAATTATGTAACAATCAATGATTGTGCCAATATTCTACTGGCTTTTGGCGCTTCACCAGCCATGTGTGAAGCTTATGATGAGAGTTTTGATTTTGCTAAAATAGTTAGTGCCTTGTATTTAAATTTAGGTACTCTTACAAAGGAACAAGAGGCATCAATTATTATGGCGGCAATATCTGCAAAGGTACATAATATACCTGTAGTATTAGATCCAGTTGCATGTCCTGTAAGCAAAAGAAAAGTAGATATAATAGATAAAATTATTCAGCTGGGAAGAGTTGATGTTATAAAGGGCAATTCTGGCGAAATAAAATTTTTAGCTGGTTTACAAGCAGAGGTTAGAGGGGTAGACTCAATAGGTAATCAAGAAGGTCTAATAGAAGCTTGCATAACATTAGCTAATAAATATAATTGTGTGGTAGCGGCTACAGGTGAAAAGGATATTGTATCCGATGGGAAAAGAATAGCAGTAATTGAAAACGGAGTAGAGATGTTAACTAAAGTAACAGGGGCAGGATGCATGCTTGGAGCCCTTTGCGCTGGGACTGTAGGAGCTGAGGAAGATAAATTTACAGCTACCTGTGCAGCAATAGTTTCTATGGGAATTGCCGGTGAAAAGGCTTATGAAGCTGCAAAAGCGCCTGGAAGTTTTAGAGTTAAGCTTTTAGATTCAATATATGAAATAAATGAAGAGGAGATAATTCAATCTTCTAAAATTACCTTTTTAGGGAAATAA
- a CDS encoding TetR/AcrR family transcriptional regulator, whose protein sequence is MVRESKEQVILEAAIKIFAEKSYNGTTTSEIAREAGVAEGTIFRYFKTKKDLLRGILNKFTVFIGSNLIDNQLSKLLEKNKDKDEKEILKKIIINRIELIKKYKDMMKIMFTEMQFSSELREDIIKNILPKAKAIIRKFVVMCIEKNKFREVNLDAAETAILGIVLSYVIQNYIIIDNKSEDYSGLDNIIDIVINGLKKQ, encoded by the coding sequence GTGGTAAGGGAAAGTAAAGAACAGGTGATTTTAGAAGCAGCTATAAAGATATTTGCAGAAAAGAGCTATAATGGCACTACAACCAGTGAAATAGCAAGGGAAGCAGGAGTGGCGGAGGGTACAATCTTTAGGTATTTTAAGACAAAGAAAGATTTGCTTAGAGGCATTTTAAATAAATTCACTGTTTTTATTGGGAGTAATCTTATAGATAATCAATTGTCTAAACTTTTGGAGAAAAATAAAGACAAAGATGAAAAAGAAATATTAAAAAAGATAATAATAAACAGAATCGAACTTATAAAGAAATATAAAGATATGATGAAAATAATGTTTACAGAGATGCAATTTTCTTCTGAGCTCCGGGAAGACATTATAAAAAATATATTGCCTAAAGCAAAGGCCATAATAAGAAAGTTTGTAGTAATGTGTATTGAAAAAAACAAATTTAGAGAAGTGAATTTGGATGCAGCAGAAACAGCCATACTTGGAATAGTATTATCCTATGTAATACAAAATTATATTATTATAGATAACAAATCGGAAGATTATTCTGGATTAGATAATATAATTGACATTGTTATAAATGGATTGAAAAAGCAGTGA
- a CDS encoding bifunctional 3,4-dihydroxy-2-butanone-4-phosphate synthase/GTP cyclohydrolase II, with protein sequence MYKFNSIEEAIEDIRAGKMIVVVDDEDRENEGDLIIAAEKVTPEAINFMAKYAGGLICTPIVNERLKELNIGLMVEENTESHNTAFTVSVDGINTTTGISAYDRAETILKMIDPNSKEEDFRRPGHVFPLAAKPWGVLERTGHTEAAVDLARLAGLYPAGVICEIMNEDGSMARTPNLMEYVQKHNLKIITVADLVEYRKKNEILIKAVTEAKLPTKYGEFKIIGYENAINGDSHVALVKGDISSDSEAPLVRIHSKCLTGDVFGSSRCDCGEQLEAAMKKIESEGKGIILYMDQEGRGIGLLNKLKAYALQDEGMDTVEANLALGFPADLREYWVSAQILKYLGVNKVNLMTNNPRKINSLSKYGIEVINRVPIQLHSNENNEFYLKTKKDKLGHLLDF encoded by the coding sequence ATGTATAAATTTAATAGTATTGAAGAAGCCATAGAAGACATTAGAGCTGGCAAAATGATAGTAGTAGTAGATGATGAAGATAGAGAAAATGAAGGTGATCTCATAATTGCGGCTGAAAAAGTTACACCTGAAGCCATTAATTTTATGGCTAAATATGCTGGTGGCCTTATTTGTACCCCAATTGTAAATGAAAGACTAAAAGAATTAAATATAGGTTTAATGGTAGAAGAAAATACAGAATCTCACAATACTGCTTTTACAGTGTCCGTAGATGGTATAAATACAACTACAGGAATTTCTGCCTATGATAGAGCTGAAACTATACTAAAAATGATTGATCCAAATTCAAAAGAGGAGGATTTCAGAAGACCTGGACATGTATTTCCTTTGGCAGCTAAACCTTGGGGCGTATTAGAGAGAACCGGCCACACTGAAGCCGCTGTGGATTTAGCAAGACTTGCTGGTCTTTATCCTGCTGGTGTAATTTGTGAAATAATGAATGAGGATGGTTCTATGGCACGAACTCCTAATCTTATGGAATATGTGCAAAAACATAATCTAAAAATTATAACCGTGGCTGATTTAGTTGAATACAGAAAAAAGAATGAAATTCTTATAAAAGCAGTAACTGAAGCAAAACTGCCTACAAAATACGGTGAATTCAAAATTATAGGCTATGAAAATGCCATAAATGGCGATTCTCATGTAGCATTAGTAAAAGGAGATATATCCTCTGACTCTGAAGCACCACTGGTAAGAATACATTCTAAATGTTTAACTGGAGATGTATTTGGATCTTCAAGATGCGATTGTGGAGAGCAACTAGAAGCTGCTATGAAAAAAATTGAATCTGAGGGAAAAGGCATTATTCTGTATATGGACCAAGAAGGAAGAGGTATAGGTCTCTTAAATAAATTAAAAGCCTATGCACTTCAAGATGAAGGTATGGACACCGTAGAAGCAAATCTAGCATTAGGTTTTCCTGCTGATTTAAGAGAATACTGGGTTAGCGCACAGATATTAAAGTATTTAGGTGTAAATAAAGTTAATCTTATGACAAACAATCCTAGAAAAATAAATTCTCTTTCTAAATATGGTATAGAAGTAATTAATAGAGTCCCTATACAACTTCATTCTAATGAGAACAATGAATTTTATTTAAAAACAAAAAAAGATAAATTGGGTCACTTGTTGGATTTTTAA
- a CDS encoding ABC transporter permease gives MNFQRFFSVVKKEFIQIKRDRASLVIAIMMPIMMMILFGYAVNTELDNINTAVLDMSNTTESRELIKSFENTKYFKITGEENNIDNINSEINNGKIHAAIIIPSDYRLKLDKGEKPSVELIIDGSDPTTARTALSGGILTGENYSINLAGKNMAKINENINSAGVNFTTKVLYNPDLKNRNYTIPGLIGLVMQNVTILLTAFALVREKERGTIEQLVVSPLKSGEIILGKLIPYILIGICDFLLSMILGFYYFNVPIRGSMLLLIFLGIGFVICALAIGILISTAAKTQLQAMQMTFMILLPSVLLSGFVFPREAMPWIIRIISYFIPLTYFLNIVRDIVLKGIGINYMINDVIILFTFGIILLVISMVQFRKKLE, from the coding sequence ATGAATTTTCAGCGATTTTTCTCCGTTGTAAAAAAAGAATTTATACAAATAAAAAGAGATAGGGCAAGTCTTGTAATTGCAATAATGATGCCAATAATGATGATGATTTTGTTTGGATACGCAGTTAATACAGAACTGGATAATATAAATACGGCAGTATTAGATATGAGTAATACAACTGAAAGTAGAGAACTTATAAAGAGTTTTGAAAATACAAAGTATTTTAAGATTACAGGTGAAGAAAATAATATAGACAATATTAATAGTGAAATAAACAACGGAAAGATACATGCAGCTATCATTATACCATCAGATTATAGATTAAAACTAGATAAGGGTGAAAAGCCTTCTGTAGAACTTATAATAGACGGTTCAGATCCAACTACAGCAAGAACTGCATTAAGTGGAGGAATATTGACGGGAGAAAACTACAGTATAAATTTGGCTGGTAAAAATATGGCGAAAATTAATGAAAATATAAATAGTGCTGGTGTAAATTTTACTACTAAGGTATTATATAATCCAGATTTAAAGAATAGAAATTATACTATTCCAGGACTTATAGGACTTGTCATGCAAAATGTTACTATACTTCTTACAGCTTTTGCACTTGTAAGAGAAAAGGAAAGAGGAACTATTGAACAGCTAGTGGTTTCACCTTTAAAATCTGGGGAAATAATACTTGGGAAACTTATTCCATATATTCTAATTGGTATTTGTGACTTTTTGCTTTCAATGATTTTGGGATTTTATTATTTCAATGTGCCTATTAGAGGTAGTATGCTTCTTTTAATTTTTCTTGGCATAGGTTTTGTAATATGCGCGTTAGCAATAGGTATATTAATATCCACAGCAGCTAAAACGCAGCTTCAAGCCATGCAAATGACTTTTATGATATTACTTCCAAGTGTACTTCTATCTGGATTCGTTTTTCCTAGAGAGGCCATGCCGTGGATCATTAGAATCATAAGTTATTTTATACCTCTTACCTATTTCTTAAATATTGTAAGAGATATAGTTTTAAAGGGTATTGGTATAAATTATATGATTAATGATGTAATAATACTATTTACATTTGGGATAATCCTTTTAGTTATAAGTATGGTTCAGTTTAGAAAAAAATTAGAATAA
- a CDS encoding HlyD family secretion protein, producing the protein MKKLSIVVFMAFSIVLLAACEAANSSSKTDNRYTSTVEAESYNIVSELSGKITDIPITQGSTIKEGDKIASIDSTSYELQQKESEAVLAITKAKQGDLPENASDNVKNSAQASVNQAQAALDLAKLQVDKCTIKSSIGGTVLEVLLHKGEMASPGMNIAKIIDLNNKYIKVYVEESKRNNVSLNENVPIYDDNKKLGEGKITYISPQSEFTPKNTETKDEKQKTVFEVKISLSSIDKVSVGTMVDAEIK; encoded by the coding sequence ATGAAAAAATTATCAATAGTTGTTTTTATGGCATTTAGTATCGTGCTTCTTGCAGCCTGCGAAGCTGCAAACTCATCTTCTAAAACGGACAACAGATATACTTCAACAGTGGAGGCAGAAAGTTATAACATAGTTTCAGAACTATCTGGAAAAATCACAGATATACCGATAACTCAAGGAAGTACAATAAAGGAAGGAGACAAAATAGCGTCTATAGATTCTACAAGCTATGAACTGCAGCAAAAGGAATCAGAAGCTGTGCTTGCTATTACAAAGGCCAAGCAAGGGGATTTACCGGAAAATGCAAGTGACAATGTAAAGAATTCAGCCCAGGCGTCTGTGAATCAGGCGCAGGCCGCTTTAGATTTAGCAAAGCTTCAAGTAGATAAGTGTACGATTAAGTCCAGTATAGGAGGAACAGTTTTGGAAGTGCTCCTTCATAAGGGTGAAATGGCGTCACCAGGTATGAATATAGCTAAAATTATAGACTTAAATAATAAATATATTAAGGTTTATGTAGAAGAAAGCAAGCGAAATAATGTAAGTTTGAATGAAAACGTTCCAATTTATGATGATAATAAAAAATTAGGTGAAGGAAAGATAACATATATATCACCACAATCAGAGTTTACGCCTAAGAATACGGAAACAAAAGATGAGAAGCAAAAAACAGTATTTGAAGTAAAAATATCATTAAGCAGTATAGATAAAGTGTCTGTTGGAACAATGGTAGATGCTGAAATTAAATAG
- the ribH gene encoding 6,7-dimethyl-8-ribityllumazine synthase — translation MKTYEGKLIASNLKFGIIIGRFNEFIGGKLLTGALDGLKRHGAEDDDISVAWVPGAFEIPLVAKKMAKSQKYDAIICLGAVIRGATPHFDYVSNEVSKGVAHVSLETEVPVIFGVLTTDTIEQAIERAGTKAGNKGYDAAVTAIEMANMLKEF, via the coding sequence ATGAAAACATACGAAGGTAAATTAATAGCTAGCAATTTAAAGTTTGGAATTATTATAGGAAGATTCAATGAATTTATTGGTGGAAAGCTTTTGACTGGTGCTCTTGATGGATTAAAAAGACATGGAGCTGAAGATGATGATATAAGTGTTGCTTGGGTTCCAGGTGCTTTTGAAATTCCTCTTGTTGCAAAAAAAATGGCAAAGTCACAAAAATATGATGCAATCATATGCCTAGGTGCTGTAATACGAGGTGCTACTCCTCATTTCGATTACGTATCTAATGAAGTATCTAAAGGAGTTGCTCATGTATCTCTTGAAACAGAAGTTCCAGTAATTTTTGGAGTTCTTACTACAGACACTATTGAGCAAGCTATTGAAAGAGCTGGTACTAAAGCTGGCAATAAAGGCTATGACGCTGCTGTTACAGCTATAGAAATGGCAAACATGCTAAAAGAATTTTAA